ACACCACAATAGTTGAACAAATGATAAGTATCAATAATTTGAGATTATCACTTGTTTGTAATCGTTATGAAGATACTTGGAAAATAGCTCATATGCATATTTCATTGCCAACAACTGAACATTGTGGAGATGAGGCTTATCCAATTAAGGAGCTTGAGGAGAGAAATCAGGTTTTACAAAAAATGGTTGATCATAAAACCAGCGAATTGAAAAAAGCTAATGATGAGTTACAAAATAAACTAGACGAAATTAAAACATTATCAGGTCTGATTCCAATCTGTGCATCCTGTAAAAAAATTAGAGATGACAAAGGTTATTGGAATAATCTTGAAAAATATATAATGACTCATACTAATGCAGAATTTTCTCATGGTATATGTCCAGATTGTGTTAGAAAACTGTACCCAAATTTTTCGAAAAATAAAGATTTTAGCTAATTGACCACTAATGGTGTTTTTATTCGAATAAAAATTGTACTATAACTAAAAGATTTATAATATTATATTTAGAAGTTAGAAAAGTAGTGACGTAGAAAATTAAGTATTCGGTTTTGTTGAATAAAAAATAGTTGAGGT
The sequence above is a segment of the Candidatus Delongbacteria bacterium genome. Coding sequences within it:
- a CDS encoding nuclear transport factor 2 family protein, which encodes MKVIEIYEKIKIEVETFFFDYLTDYFNKRDLSKTLSYLDSGFNGFGTGLDENLKQWNDVTNLYQRDIEEAPSRIEFEINYLNINIPNENTGIVSSIFSINTTIVEQMISINNLRLSLVCNRYEDTWKIAHMHISLPTTEHCGDEAYPIKELEERNQVLQKMVDHKTSELKKANDELQNKLDEIKTLSGLIPICASCKKIRDDKGYWNNLEKYIMTHTNAEFSHGICPDCVRKLYPNFSKNKDFS